One Lacticaseibacillus rhamnosus genomic window carries:
- a CDS encoding carbohydrate ABC transporter permease has protein sequence MTHVKHGARYLLLTVVAVILLFPILLGIWASLLPTKDIAAGNFLSTNISLNNYWQAFVTTPIIRYMINSFVTAGLITIGQLVLCTLAAYAFAFMNFRYKKQLFFAFLITMMLPFEAQIIPNFQTVKALGWLNNYAGLTIPFFTSAFGVFMLRQAFLQIPTDLVDFGKYLGLSRLQFLWKIAVPYSRSMLITFSLYTFLTHWNQYLWPLITTFSDDFRPVQVGLKQLQAEDTFANWGMVMATAIIVLLPTLALLLIGQKFFKRNLNAGGTKG, from the coding sequence ATGACACATGTCAAACACGGAGCACGTTATCTTTTATTGACGGTGGTTGCAGTGATACTTTTATTCCCGATTCTGTTGGGGATTTGGGCATCGTTACTACCGACAAAAGATATTGCGGCAGGGAATTTCTTATCCACCAATATCTCGCTTAATAACTATTGGCAGGCATTTGTCACCACACCGATTATTCGCTACATGATTAACTCGTTTGTGACGGCCGGATTAATCACTATCGGCCAATTAGTTTTATGTACACTTGCTGCTTATGCCTTTGCGTTTATGAACTTCCGCTACAAAAAGCAGTTGTTCTTTGCCTTTTTGATCACCATGATGTTGCCATTTGAAGCCCAGATCATTCCTAATTTTCAGACGGTAAAAGCACTCGGCTGGCTGAACAATTATGCTGGCTTGACGATCCCGTTTTTCACCTCAGCCTTTGGGGTCTTCATGTTGCGTCAAGCCTTTTTACAGATTCCAACCGACTTGGTGGACTTTGGCAAGTATCTTGGCCTTAGCCGCTTGCAGTTTCTGTGGAAAATTGCGGTGCCGTATAGTCGCAGCATGTTGATTACCTTTTCCCTTTACACGTTTCTGACGCATTGGAACCAATACCTATGGCCGTTGATTACGACCTTCTCGGATGATTTCCGGCCAGTTCAAGTCGGCTTGAAGCAGTTACAGGCGGAAGATACGTTCGCCAACTGGGGGATGGTGATGGCCACGGCGATCATTGTGTTGTTACCAACCTTGGCATTGTTGCTCATTGGCCAGAAATTCTTCAAGCGTAATTTGAATGCAGGGGGGACGAAGGGTTGA
- a CDS encoding carbohydrate ABC transporter permease, with translation MELNKELNKSTAKSQGKLAETIRENNKPAFWFLMPSLLILTLFTFYPMIMTVYNSFFATNIRGESAKFVGLGNYLDIFKDPLFLQSLTGTLVYVVAFALATIVLGVILARLATMKLRRISWFQTAFAGTMGTSAAAASILWLFLFNPSVGLASFALKAMGVTNANLLVDPTGAMIVIVLASVWMALGFAFLILLSAFQSVPPEYYEVADIAGWSQFKQTLKITVPMISPTLFFLFVVEIIDGFKMFAQIDLITGGGPNNATNFLAYKIYQDAFAFHNFGTASAESIVLTVIIALATWVQFHFTERKVYYA, from the coding sequence ATGGAGCTTAATAAGGAACTTAATAAATCGACTGCCAAATCGCAAGGCAAGCTTGCTGAAACGATTCGGGAAAATAATAAGCCGGCCTTTTGGTTTTTGATGCCGTCACTTCTGATCCTGACCTTATTTACTTTTTATCCCATGATCATGACGGTGTATAACAGTTTCTTTGCAACCAACATCCGCGGTGAATCGGCTAAATTCGTCGGACTGGGTAACTATCTTGATATCTTCAAGGATCCTTTATTCCTGCAGAGTTTGACGGGAACGCTAGTCTATGTCGTTGCCTTTGCTTTGGCGACCATTGTTCTTGGCGTTATTTTGGCACGTTTGGCAACGATGAAGTTACGCCGGATCAGTTGGTTCCAAACGGCATTTGCCGGTACGATGGGCACCAGTGCCGCCGCTGCTTCGATTCTCTGGCTGTTCTTATTCAATCCATCTGTCGGCCTCGCCAGTTTTGCCTTAAAAGCGATGGGCGTCACCAATGCCAATTTATTGGTTGATCCGACCGGTGCCATGATTGTCATCGTTTTAGCCAGTGTCTGGATGGCATTGGGCTTTGCCTTTTTGATTCTTCTGAGTGCGTTTCAAAGTGTGCCGCCAGAATACTATGAAGTTGCTGACATTGCTGGCTGGTCACAATTCAAGCAGACACTCAAGATTACGGTTCCGATGATTTCGCCAACCCTGTTCTTCTTGTTTGTGGTTGAAATCATTGATGGGTTCAAAATGTTTGCCCAGATTGACTTAATTACAGGCGGCGGTCCTAATAATGCCACGAATTTCCTAGCATATAAGATTTATCAAGATGCCTTTGCTTTCCACAACTTTGGAACGGCCAGTGCGGAATCCATTGTGCTAACCGTCATTATTGCCTTGGCCACTTGGGTTCAATTCCATTTCACAGAACGGAAGGTGTATTACGCATGA
- a CDS encoding ABC transporter ATP-binding protein, translating into MSIRLANVSKDFGNTKVLSDISVEIEPGEFFVMVGPSGSGKSTLLRMIAGLTSVTDGRIYFNERDVTDLPPKDRKLAMVFQNYALLPFMNVAQNVRFGLENQDLTDDEKNKRVDWALDLVHLTDLRERKPKELSGGQQQRVSLARALATKAPVVLMDEPLSNLDAQLRTEMREEIARLHREIGMTLIYVTHDQVEAMTMGDRILVLDDEKIQQLGTPLDLYNHPANEFVAKFIGSPEMNLLPITVSDEGDRFSIGDTFWTDNAFVLPFDLPAGSYHLGIRPEKLVPVSIANPDTITAKVKSLQQLGNDTLIFCDFDGQSLVSRVPEQFTVAVGAELNLLLPANADEWHLFNIDDGERIAVAPVKEAAAYGA; encoded by the coding sequence ATGAGTATTCGACTAGCAAATGTGTCAAAGGATTTTGGCAACACCAAAGTACTATCCGACATTTCCGTCGAGATTGAGCCTGGCGAGTTTTTTGTCATGGTTGGGCCATCTGGTTCCGGTAAAAGTACGCTGTTGCGGATGATTGCCGGTTTAACCAGTGTCACGGATGGACGGATTTATTTTAATGAACGCGATGTGACGGATTTGCCGCCAAAAGATCGCAAATTGGCGATGGTTTTCCAAAACTATGCGCTACTGCCATTCATGAACGTTGCCCAAAACGTCCGCTTCGGCTTGGAGAACCAGGATTTAACTGATGATGAAAAAAACAAGCGCGTGGATTGGGCGTTGGACTTGGTACACTTGACCGATTTGCGTGAGCGGAAACCAAAAGAGCTTTCTGGTGGGCAACAGCAGCGAGTGAGTCTGGCGCGTGCTTTGGCAACTAAGGCGCCGGTGGTTTTAATGGATGAGCCGTTGTCAAACCTTGATGCCCAGTTGCGAACCGAAATGCGTGAAGAAATTGCGCGGTTGCATCGTGAAATTGGCATGACCTTGATTTATGTTACCCACGATCAAGTCGAAGCGATGACCATGGGCGATCGGATTCTTGTGTTGGATGATGAAAAGATTCAGCAACTTGGCACCCCGCTGGACTTGTATAATCATCCTGCCAATGAATTTGTTGCCAAGTTTATCGGCAGCCCGGAAATGAATCTGCTGCCAATTACGGTTAGCGATGAAGGCGATCGCTTTAGCATTGGCGATACTTTCTGGACTGACAATGCGTTTGTCCTTCCGTTTGACTTGCCGGCTGGTTCCTATCATCTTGGCATTCGGCCGGAGAAGTTGGTACCGGTTTCGATTGCCAACCCGGATACCATTACAGCCAAGGTGAAGAGCTTGCAACAGCTTGGCAATGACACCTTGATTTTCTGCGACTTTGATGGCCAGTCATTGGTCAGTCGGGTTCCGGAACAGTTCACCGTAGCGGTTGGCGCTGAGCTTAATTTATTACTGCCGGCTAATGCCGATGAATGGCATCTCTTTAATATTGATGACGGTGAGCGGATTGCCGTGGCGCCAGTTAAGGAGGCGGCCGCTTATGGAGCTTAA
- a CDS encoding MFS transporter, translating into MQVAHATSPVLITDRESNLQIGKDFTSNLIGSLSGGMFSFGMGLMLLNQTHLAISFGLSTIVGPLVSLLLFVPMGSIVDRYPHRSILIVSNLVRLLGLGLFAWALPGFSGVQKLVPVVLFAIVDYICSDFSSTAYAASVHELVNERKIQKLSSLTSTAGSISSIFSPMLGLGLYTLAGFEAFIFVEMVSSTVSFLIMLTMKFHVTKRQPTAKNAAASRPLAMFKQGMAYVKTRPLVKGVIMVGVVLNFSFTSVTVGMPFVITNTLHLGSAPIGYLETGSAIGILIGSLFMSTISGEKRIRLKILGPVLADCVLLIALGGVFNFAKTASGVTIPGTILMVVLGFLIVIPNIVIQVEIQKTVPTSFLGRVNTTLMTINNSVTPVATFFYTFLFQNIAKNYLVFVYSGIVALLYMIAITPRILRVFVQEGIE; encoded by the coding sequence ATGCAGGTAGCCCACGCAACCAGCCCGGTTCTGATTACAGATCGGGAATCCAATCTTCAAATTGGCAAAGATTTTACTAGCAACCTGATTGGCTCGTTGAGTGGCGGCATGTTTTCGTTTGGGATGGGGCTGATGTTGCTGAATCAAACGCACCTGGCGATCAGTTTCGGTTTATCAACAATTGTCGGGCCGCTGGTTAGTTTGCTTCTGTTTGTTCCTATGGGCAGCATTGTTGATCGTTATCCGCATCGAAGTATTTTAATCGTAAGCAATCTGGTGCGTTTGCTGGGACTAGGGCTGTTCGCGTGGGCGCTACCGGGATTTTCCGGCGTGCAAAAACTTGTTCCGGTTGTCCTTTTTGCCATTGTTGATTACATATGCAGCGATTTTAGCTCAACAGCCTATGCTGCTTCTGTCCATGAATTGGTTAATGAGCGGAAAATTCAAAAGTTAAGTTCACTAACATCCACGGCTGGCTCCATTTCCTCGATTTTTTCGCCGATGTTGGGCTTGGGACTTTACACGCTTGCCGGGTTTGAAGCCTTTATTTTCGTGGAAATGGTTTCGTCAACGGTCTCGTTTTTGATTATGCTGACGATGAAGTTTCATGTGACCAAGCGGCAGCCGACCGCGAAAAATGCTGCTGCCAGTCGGCCATTGGCAATGTTTAAACAAGGTATGGCTTATGTCAAAACGCGTCCATTGGTTAAGGGGGTCATCATGGTTGGCGTGGTTTTGAATTTTAGCTTCACCAGCGTCACGGTTGGCATGCCTTTTGTCATCACGAATACGCTGCATCTGGGCAGTGCACCGATCGGGTATCTGGAAACCGGTTCTGCTATCGGGATTTTGATTGGCAGTTTGTTTATGAGTACGATCAGCGGTGAAAAGCGGATTCGCCTTAAGATTCTCGGGCCGGTTTTAGCGGATTGTGTGCTTTTGATCGCATTAGGCGGCGTGTTTAATTTTGCCAAGACAGCCAGTGGCGTGACGATTCCCGGCACGATTCTGATGGTAGTACTAGGTTTTTTGATCGTGATTCCTAACATTGTCATTCAGGTGGAAATCCAAAAAACGGTCCCGACTTCTTTTTTGGGCCGGGTCAATACGACGTTGATGACGATCAATAATTCGGTGACCCCGGTGGCAACCTTCTTTTATACGTTCCTGTTTCAAAACATCGCGAAGAATTACCTCGTCTTTGTATACAGCGGGATTGTGGCGTTGCTTTACATGATTGCGATCACACCGCGAATCTTGCGGGTGTTCGTTCAGGAAGGCATTGAATAG
- a CDS encoding serine hydrolase codes for MAHDHLIAQLDQLQQQFGESHALLLADERQVLFGTRTDVLFPAASLIKLGIAAYVKAQAQADSSQWQRKVVLPRPVGGAGVLRFMADSSWCVRDLVTLMLMVSDNLAANALLKTYGLTTVERWLDQQFPGAKLNRSLMQPHTDNDNWISAAATWRLLRSLLTPPCRPADGDWCARALRHQQNRTKLLLAPTMKNFVGWTAGKTGELPNCEHDAACFAAEGEQLYAVVLTTFDHQREAAMRFNQQVGALIVDDFQQRRNRLH; via the coding sequence ATGGCGCATGACCACTTAATTGCACAACTTGATCAGCTGCAGCAACAGTTTGGTGAATCGCACGCTTTGTTACTTGCTGATGAGCGGCAGGTGCTTTTTGGGACGCGAACCGATGTGCTTTTCCCCGCGGCGAGTTTGATTAAGTTGGGGATCGCTGCCTATGTTAAAGCGCAGGCACAAGCCGATTCTAGCCAGTGGCAGCGGAAAGTAGTATTACCACGGCCGGTTGGCGGCGCGGGGGTACTGCGGTTCATGGCCGATTCATCCTGGTGCGTGCGCGATTTGGTGACTTTAATGTTGATGGTTTCAGATAATTTAGCGGCCAATGCTTTGTTGAAAACGTATGGGCTAACAACGGTGGAGCGATGGTTGGATCAGCAGTTTCCGGGTGCCAAATTAAACCGTTCCTTGATGCAGCCGCATACCGACAATGACAACTGGATCTCGGCTGCAGCAACGTGGCGTTTATTGCGATCCTTATTGACCCCACCGTGCCGACCAGCTGACGGTGACTGGTGTGCCCGTGCCCTGCGTCATCAACAGAATCGTACCAAGTTGCTGCTGGCACCAACCATGAAGAATTTTGTTGGCTGGACAGCGGGTAAAACTGGTGAACTGCCAAATTGTGAACATGATGCGGCTTGCTTTGCGGCTGAAGGGGAACAATTGTATGCAGTTGTTTTGACAACGTTTGATCATCAACGTGAAGCGGCCATGCGGTTTAATCAACAAGTTGGTGCGCTAATCGTGGATGACTTTCAGCAGCGCCGGAATCGACTACACTGA
- a CDS encoding serine hydrolase domain-containing protein translates to MAKVSESQSLLAPITAAIQQQAVCGVAFSVVGADENAVHFLGFQGTGADHLPLMPQNRYDLASLTKVVGTTTRLLQLLLAGKIQLDQPIGSLVSGLRYPQLTIEQLMLHRSGLPADVPNVHALDQAGLIQAVKTMAAVVPPDTTTLYSDLNFILLGWAIAAVDGSLAASLHQHVFAPLGMQATGYCPQAVAPSDFVPTENVPERGGVLRGTVHDHKAFLLDGVSGHAGLFSTLGDLTTFTRLLAGLPVSHGEKVLPPAAFSLLERYCVGGRTLGWRCWAQGRHQYWHTGFTGTSIAFDRDTQRGFVCLTNRIYPSRTHRAWLRIRRELLTQFFGIETSWPD, encoded by the coding sequence ATGGCAAAAGTCTCTGAGTCGCAGTCGTTGTTGGCACCGATTACCGCAGCAATTCAGCAGCAGGCGGTTTGCGGTGTGGCGTTTAGTGTCGTCGGAGCGGACGAGAATGCCGTGCATTTTTTAGGCTTTCAAGGAACCGGAGCCGACCATTTGCCGCTGATGCCTCAGAATCGGTATGATCTGGCGTCGTTAACCAAAGTCGTTGGCACGACAACGCGCTTGCTGCAATTGCTGCTGGCGGGAAAAATTCAGCTGGATCAGCCGATTGGATCACTGGTCAGTGGATTGCGCTACCCACAGCTCACCATCGAACAGCTCATGTTGCACCGCAGCGGGTTACCTGCTGACGTCCCTAATGTGCACGCACTTGATCAAGCAGGGTTGATTCAGGCCGTTAAAACGATGGCGGCAGTTGTCCCGCCAGACACCACCACCCTGTATTCTGACTTGAACTTTATATTACTAGGCTGGGCAATTGCGGCGGTGGATGGGTCACTTGCCGCCAGTTTGCATCAGCATGTTTTTGCGCCTTTGGGGATGCAGGCAACCGGTTATTGTCCGCAGGCAGTGGCACCAAGCGATTTTGTGCCGACTGAAAATGTGCCAGAACGCGGTGGGGTTTTACGTGGGACGGTTCACGACCATAAAGCGTTTTTGCTTGACGGGGTTAGCGGTCACGCGGGTTTATTTTCAACGTTAGGCGATCTGACGACTTTTACCCGACTGTTGGCCGGTTTGCCAGTGTCGCATGGTGAGAAGGTTTTACCTCCGGCAGCATTTTCGTTGCTTGAGCGTTACTGTGTTGGTGGGCGGACGTTGGGCTGGCGCTGCTGGGCGCAAGGTCGCCATCAATATTGGCACACTGGGTTCACAGGTACTTCGATTGCATTTGATCGCGATACGCAGCGTGGCTTTGTTTGTTTAACCAATCGTATTTATCCGAGTCGGACGCACCGCGCTTGGTTACGCATCCGCCGGGAACTGCTGACTCAATTTTTCGGGATTGAAACTTCCTGGCCGGATTAG
- the murQ gene encoding N-acetylmuramic acid 6-phosphate etherase, with protein MSIADLTTEQRNPASMHIDTMTTPEIVALINHEDAKIAPAIATQTAQIAAAIDEASQRYNRGGRLIYAGAGTSGRLGVLDAAELVPTYGIPPERAVGLIAGGMGAMFKSVEGAEDSAELAEHDLRKLNLNANDTVIGIAASGRTPYAIGALTYAQQVKALAISVTCVAASLLADHADIAIAPVVGPEVITGSTRMKAGTAQKMVLNMLSTGVMIRAGKVFGNLMIDVLPTNAKLVDRAQRIIAETTGVSATRAASLLEAAAHKVPVAIVMAKTGLDAAAATQVLAAHDGVISDVLTAWEAEHGKSL; from the coding sequence ATGTCAATCGCAGACTTAACAACCGAGCAACGAAATCCCGCCAGCATGCACATCGACACCATGACGACGCCGGAAATCGTGGCGCTGATTAACCATGAGGATGCCAAAATCGCCCCGGCCATCGCTACGCAAACAGCCCAGATTGCCGCGGCGATTGATGAAGCCAGCCAGCGTTATAATCGCGGCGGGCGGTTGATTTACGCCGGTGCCGGTACATCCGGGAGGCTAGGAGTTTTGGATGCTGCGGAATTGGTACCAACTTATGGGATTCCGCCAGAACGAGCAGTGGGCTTGATTGCCGGCGGGATGGGAGCCATGTTTAAATCAGTTGAAGGCGCTGAGGATTCAGCTGAGCTTGCCGAACATGATCTTAGGAAGTTGAATCTGAATGCCAACGATACGGTCATTGGCATTGCAGCTTCCGGGCGGACCCCTTATGCCATTGGGGCGTTGACGTATGCGCAACAAGTAAAGGCGTTAGCAATATCCGTAACCTGCGTGGCCGCCAGTTTACTTGCCGACCATGCCGACATTGCCATTGCCCCCGTGGTTGGCCCGGAAGTCATTACCGGGTCAACGCGCATGAAAGCCGGAACTGCGCAGAAAATGGTGCTGAACATGCTTTCGACCGGCGTGATGATTCGGGCGGGCAAAGTTTTTGGCAATTTAATGATTGATGTGTTGCCGACTAATGCCAAACTGGTGGATCGCGCGCAACGCATTATTGCCGAAACAACTGGTGTCAGTGCGACTCGAGCGGCATCCTTACTAGAGGCAGCTGCACACAAGGTTCCGGTTGCGATCGTGATGGCCAAAACCGGTCTGGATGCTGCTGCGGCGACCCAAGTGCTGGCTGCTCATGATGGCGTGATTAGTGATGTTTTGACCGCTTGGGAGGCAGAACATGGCAAAAGTCTCTGA
- a CDS encoding MurR/RpiR family transcriptional regulator produces the protein MKALLTKVQARLPQLSPVNRALADYVLTDAEAFIAQTTAQIARASGVSAASVIRFVRLFDYPDLQSFKLALVRDTQAPALTPLDPLVQDDDDLPTMMRKLSQTAIAAVRDLPDELDQAAVQEAITTLRHARHIYLVGMSASALVAQDLYLKLIRAGYLAIFDADAHTALERVYYTTAADAVVVFSYSGLTKEVVLAAQQARRNQTPVIAVTRAEPSPLRDAASCVIALPPTEPLLRIGAVTSMFTETYVANILFLGVVHGEIKQTEQNYRATSHLTGALKIRGDKYVNRRLNNRATKSRQHAHRHHDDAGNRGAD, from the coding sequence ATGAAGGCCCTTTTAACGAAGGTGCAAGCGCGATTGCCGCAATTAAGTCCGGTGAATCGCGCTTTGGCCGACTATGTGTTAACCGATGCCGAGGCCTTCATCGCTCAGACAACTGCGCAGATTGCCCGGGCTAGCGGCGTATCGGCAGCATCGGTGATTCGGTTTGTCCGGTTGTTTGACTATCCGGACTTGCAATCATTTAAACTCGCCTTGGTGCGGGATACGCAAGCCCCCGCGCTGACGCCGCTCGATCCGCTTGTTCAGGATGATGATGATTTGCCAACGATGATGCGAAAATTGAGTCAGACGGCGATTGCGGCGGTTCGCGATTTACCGGACGAGCTGGATCAGGCGGCGGTTCAAGAGGCAATTACCACGTTACGCCATGCGCGGCATATTTATCTTGTCGGCATGAGTGCGTCGGCGTTAGTCGCCCAGGATTTATATTTAAAACTCATCCGGGCAGGGTATCTGGCCATTTTTGACGCCGATGCGCACACGGCACTAGAGCGCGTGTATTATACAACGGCGGCTGATGCGGTGGTGGTCTTTTCCTATAGCGGGCTGACGAAAGAAGTGGTGTTGGCAGCCCAGCAAGCGCGGCGGAATCAGACGCCGGTGATTGCCGTAACGCGTGCCGAACCAAGTCCATTGCGCGATGCGGCCAGTTGCGTGATTGCCTTGCCGCCGACCGAGCCGTTGTTACGAATCGGAGCCGTGACGTCAATGTTTACGGAGACTTATGTTGCCAATATTCTTTTCCTCGGCGTGGTTCATGGTGAAATTAAGCAAACCGAGCAGAATTATCGGGCAACATCACACTTAACTGGAGCGTTGAAGATTCGAGGGGATAAATATGTCAATCGCAGACTTAACAACCGAGCAACGAAATCCCGCCAGCATGCACATCGACACCATGACGACGCCGGAAATCGTGGCGCTGATTAA
- a CDS encoding PTS system mannose/fructose/N-acetylgalactosamine-transporter subunit IIB, with translation MTIVAARVDERMIHGQVAMVWTNTVGANRLMVVNDAVVRDDMAIQGLKIARPAGKKLAISSVAKAIENLQNGKFAADQVFVITRNIPDMAKLIDGGVPITSFNVGNLSEKPGSKKIKPSVALTADDIAMIRRLLKQGITITAQMVPNESKTSIATFIDKVE, from the coding sequence ATGACAATTGTGGCAGCACGCGTTGATGAACGGATGATTCACGGCCAGGTGGCGATGGTGTGGACCAATACGGTTGGCGCTAATCGGCTCATGGTCGTCAATGATGCGGTGGTTCGTGATGACATGGCGATTCAAGGACTGAAAATCGCCCGACCTGCAGGGAAAAAGTTAGCCATTAGCTCGGTTGCCAAGGCGATTGAAAATTTGCAAAATGGCAAGTTTGCCGCTGATCAGGTTTTCGTCATTACCCGCAATATTCCGGATATGGCGAAGTTAATTGACGGTGGCGTGCCGATCACATCCTTTAATGTCGGCAATCTGTCTGAAAAGCCGGGGTCAAAGAAGATTAAGCCATCAGTGGCGTTGACTGCCGATGATATTGCGATGATTCGGCGCTTACTCAAACAAGGGATTACCATTACTGCGCAGATGGTGCCCAATGAGAGTAAGACCTCGATTGCTACTTTTATTGATAAAGTCGAATGA
- a CDS encoding PTS system mannose/fructose/sorbose family transporter subunit IID, which yields MSELKLSKLTKKDLKQIFIHNVLGLQLGWNYEKMQGLGYAYSVMPALKRLYKDDPAKMKQALNMEMGFFNTTPQMAHLIVGADVALQDQLGMNDENEKAITGLKTGLMGPFAGVGDTIFVAIYNAIIYSITAYLALSNQPIGLLIPVIGCLVILWVRWKLFNVGLAQGTRLATTFADSMAIFTEGASILGLTVVGAMIPAVINYKLDLTYKVGKVTMNVQDMLDKIMPALIPLAIALFSYWILGRKHMNSTRLIFVLILIGMVLGNLGAIFGWIGSLV from the coding sequence ATGTCTGAGTTAAAATTAAGCAAGTTAACCAAAAAAGATCTTAAGCAGATTTTCATTCACAATGTTTTAGGACTACAGCTGGGCTGGAACTATGAAAAGATGCAAGGCTTGGGTTACGCCTATTCGGTCATGCCGGCACTGAAGCGTTTATACAAAGATGATCCGGCGAAAATGAAACAAGCCCTCAATATGGAAATGGGCTTCTTCAATACCACCCCGCAAATGGCACACTTGATTGTCGGTGCGGATGTGGCCTTGCAAGATCAATTGGGCATGAACGATGAAAATGAAAAAGCGATTACCGGTTTGAAAACAGGGTTGATGGGTCCGTTTGCCGGCGTTGGCGATACGATTTTTGTCGCGATTTATAATGCGATTATCTATTCTATTACGGCATATTTGGCCTTATCGAATCAACCGATTGGCCTGCTGATTCCTGTAATTGGCTGTTTGGTTATTTTATGGGTGCGGTGGAAGTTATTTAATGTCGGGCTGGCTCAAGGGACACGGTTGGCGACGACTTTTGCTGATAGCATGGCGATTTTTACGGAAGGCGCCTCGATTCTTGGTTTAACCGTTGTCGGTGCGATGATTCCTGCAGTTATCAATTACAAGCTTGATTTAACCTATAAAGTCGGCAAAGTCACGATGAATGTGCAGGATATGCTGGATAAGATCATGCCTGCTTTGATACCGCTGGCGATTGCCTTGTTCTCTTATTGGATTTTGGGACGCAAGCATATGAACTCGACTCGGCTGATTTTTGTTTTAATCCTCATCGGCATGGTTCTCGGCAACTTAGGCGCGATTTTCGGCTGGATTGGCAGCTTAGTTTAA
- a CDS encoding PTS mannose/fructose/sorbose/N-acetylgalactosamine transporter subunit IIC, which yields MAISAFALIFLTIYVGLAQLDALSLKIGLFSPVFGGAVTGLVMGDLKTGLIVGATLQLATLGVATYGGATIPDFLSGSIMGSAFAIMAGRGAAYGIGLAIPIGLLLTQMDILARMTNTIFQHHADRLAAKGDYKGVERNNLYGIIPWTVSRMLPVFVGLFFGSAVVKAINAWIPTWLMTGLKTAGIILPAMGIAILMRYLPIKRYFPYFILGFVLMAYFAKSFSLLGTALVGFVFAALHVLDANERKHNGNGGNGPSKPDNGGSGDSDDEEVEIDV from the coding sequence ATGGCGATATCTGCTTTTGCACTTATTTTTCTAACCATCTATGTTGGCTTGGCACAGCTTGATGCACTCTCATTGAAGATCGGGTTATTTTCACCGGTGTTTGGTGGGGCAGTAACTGGTCTAGTCATGGGTGACTTGAAAACCGGCTTGATTGTCGGTGCGACTTTGCAGTTGGCAACGTTGGGGGTCGCTACTTATGGCGGCGCGACGATACCGGACTTTCTTTCCGGATCAATCATGGGCAGTGCGTTTGCGATTATGGCAGGACGCGGGGCTGCGTATGGGATCGGGTTGGCGATTCCGATTGGTTTGCTGCTGACCCAGATGGATATTTTAGCGCGGATGACGAATACGATTTTCCAGCATCACGCGGATAGGTTGGCGGCTAAAGGTGATTATAAAGGCGTCGAGCGTAACAATCTTTATGGTATTATCCCGTGGACGGTTTCGCGGATGTTACCGGTTTTTGTCGGCTTGTTCTTTGGCTCTGCAGTGGTCAAGGCGATCAACGCTTGGATTCCGACGTGGTTGATGACCGGTTTGAAGACGGCCGGGATTATTTTACCGGCTATGGGGATTGCAATCCTGATGCGGTACTTGCCGATTAAACGGTATTTTCCGTACTTTATTCTTGGCTTTGTGCTAATGGCTTACTTTGCGAAGTCATTCTCCTTGCTGGGCACGGCGCTGGTTGGCTTCGTCTTCGCGGCGTTACATGTCTTAGATGCTAACGAACGCAAGCACAATGGCAACGGCGGCAATGGCCCAAGTAAGCCTGATAATGGCGGTAGCGGTGATAGCGACGATGAGGAGGTCGAGATCGATGTCTGA